From a region of the Streptacidiphilus albus JL83 genome:
- the ilvC gene encoding ketol-acid reductoisomerase, producing the protein MAELFYDEDADLSIIQGRKVAILGYGSQGHAHALSLRDSGVDVRVGLLPESKSRAKAEEQGLRVVTPAEAAAEADVIMILVPDPIQGDVYKEVVEPNLKAGDALFFGHGLNIRYGFIKPPADVDVCMVAPKGPGHLVRRQYEEGRGVPCIVAVEQDATGKGLQLALSYAKGIGGTRAGVIKTTFTEETETDLFGEQAVLCGGASALVKAGFETLVEAGYQPEIAYFECLHELKLIVDLMYEGGLEKMRWSVSETAEWGDYITGPKIITADTKAAMKQVLAEIQDGTFATTWIAEYKAGLPKYNEYKKADSEHLLETTGKKLRKLMSWVDDEA; encoded by the coding sequence ATGGCCGAGCTGTTCTACGACGAAGACGCTGATCTGTCCATCATCCAGGGCCGCAAGGTCGCGATCCTCGGCTACGGCAGCCAGGGTCACGCCCACGCGCTCTCGCTGCGCGACTCGGGCGTCGACGTCCGGGTCGGCCTGCTCCCGGAGTCCAAGTCCCGTGCCAAGGCCGAGGAGCAGGGCCTGCGCGTGGTCACCCCCGCCGAGGCCGCCGCCGAGGCCGACGTCATCATGATCCTGGTGCCGGACCCCATCCAGGGCGACGTCTACAAGGAGGTCGTCGAGCCCAACCTCAAGGCCGGCGACGCGCTGTTCTTCGGCCACGGCCTGAACATCCGCTACGGCTTCATCAAGCCCCCGGCCGACGTCGACGTCTGCATGGTCGCCCCGAAGGGCCCGGGCCACCTGGTCCGCCGTCAGTACGAGGAGGGCCGCGGCGTCCCGTGCATCGTGGCCGTCGAGCAGGACGCCACCGGCAAGGGCCTGCAGCTGGCGCTCTCCTACGCCAAGGGCATCGGCGGCACCCGCGCCGGCGTCATCAAGACCACCTTCACCGAGGAGACCGAGACCGACCTGTTCGGTGAGCAGGCCGTCCTCTGCGGTGGCGCGTCCGCGCTGGTCAAGGCGGGCTTCGAGACCCTGGTCGAGGCCGGCTACCAGCCGGAGATCGCCTACTTCGAGTGCCTCCACGAGCTGAAGCTCATCGTCGACCTGATGTACGAGGGCGGCCTGGAGAAGATGCGCTGGTCGGTCTCCGAGACCGCCGAGTGGGGCGACTACATCACCGGCCCGAAGATCATCACCGCCGACACCAAGGCCGCGATGAAGCAGGTCCTGGCCGAGATCCAGGACGGCACCTTCGCCACCACCTGGATCGCCGAGTACAAGGCCGGTCTGCCCAAGTACAACGAGTACAAGAAGGCCGACAGCGAGCACCTGCTGGAGACCACCGGCAAGAAGCTCCGCAAGCTGATGAGCTGGGTGGACGACGAGGCGTAA
- the serA gene encoding phosphoglycerate dehydrogenase, whose amino-acid sequence MSAATPHQKPVVLIAEELSPATVDALGPDFEIRHCDGANRAELLAAIADVDAILIRSATKVDAEAIAAARKLKVVARAGVGLDNVDVPAATKAGVMVVNAPTSNIVTAAELACGLLISTARHIPAANLALKNGEWKRNKYTGVELAEKTLGVVGLGRIGVLVAQRMSAFGMKIVAYDPYIQAARAAQMGVKLLPLDELLQVADFITVHLPKTPETIGLIGDEALHKVKPTVRIVNAARGGIVDEEALASALKEGRVAGAGLDVYVKEPCTDSPLFAFDNVVATPHLGASTDEAQEKAGISVAKSVRLALAGELVPDAVNVQGGVIAEDVRPGLPLAEKLGRIFTALAGEVAVRLDVEVRGEITQHDVKVLELSALKGVFEDVVAETVSYVNAPLFAQERGLEVRLTTTSESPEYRNVIVVRGTLTDGREVSVSGTLTGPKRIQKIVGVDTFDVDVVLTNHMGFFRYDDRPGVVGTLGRLLGEAGINIAGMQVSRDDESGDALVSLTVDSEIPQPLLAEISAEIGAKFARSVNLSA is encoded by the coding sequence GTGAGCGCTGCTACCCCTCATCAGAAGCCTGTCGTCCTGATCGCCGAAGAACTGTCGCCCGCGACCGTCGACGCTCTCGGCCCCGACTTCGAGATCCGCCACTGCGACGGCGCCAACCGCGCCGAGCTGCTGGCGGCCATCGCCGACGTCGACGCGATCCTGATCCGCTCGGCCACCAAGGTCGACGCCGAGGCCATCGCCGCCGCCCGCAAGCTCAAGGTCGTCGCCCGCGCCGGCGTCGGTCTCGACAACGTGGACGTCCCCGCCGCCACCAAGGCCGGCGTGATGGTCGTGAACGCGCCCACCTCCAACATCGTCACCGCCGCCGAGCTGGCCTGCGGCCTGCTGATCTCCACCGCCCGGCACATCCCGGCCGCCAACCTGGCGCTGAAGAACGGCGAGTGGAAGCGCAACAAGTACACCGGCGTCGAGCTGGCCGAGAAGACCCTCGGCGTGGTCGGCCTCGGCCGCATCGGCGTCCTGGTCGCCCAGCGGATGTCCGCCTTCGGGATGAAGATCGTCGCCTACGACCCCTACATCCAGGCCGCCCGCGCGGCCCAGATGGGCGTCAAGCTGCTGCCGCTGGACGAGCTGCTGCAGGTCGCCGACTTCATCACGGTGCACCTCCCGAAGACCCCGGAGACCATCGGCCTGATCGGCGACGAGGCGCTGCACAAGGTCAAGCCGACCGTGCGCATCGTCAACGCCGCGCGCGGCGGGATCGTCGACGAGGAGGCCCTGGCCTCCGCGCTGAAGGAGGGCCGGGTCGCCGGCGCCGGGCTCGACGTCTACGTCAAGGAGCCCTGCACCGACTCGCCGCTCTTCGCCTTCGACAACGTGGTGGCCACCCCGCACCTGGGCGCCTCCACCGACGAGGCCCAGGAGAAGGCCGGTATCTCGGTCGCCAAGTCCGTCCGCCTGGCGCTCGCGGGCGAGCTGGTCCCCGACGCGGTCAACGTCCAGGGCGGCGTCATCGCCGAGGACGTCCGTCCGGGCCTGCCGCTGGCCGAGAAGCTCGGCCGGATCTTCACCGCGCTGGCCGGCGAGGTGGCCGTCCGCCTCGACGTCGAGGTGCGCGGCGAGATCACCCAGCACGACGTCAAGGTGCTGGAGCTGTCCGCGCTCAAGGGCGTCTTCGAGGACGTCGTCGCCGAGACCGTCTCCTACGTCAACGCGCCGCTGTTCGCGCAGGAGCGCGGCCTGGAGGTGCGGCTCACGACGACCAGCGAGAGCCCCGAGTACCGCAACGTCATCGTCGTCCGCGGCACCCTGACCGACGGCCGCGAGGTCTCCGTCTCCGGCACGCTGACGGGCCCGAAGCGGATCCAGAAGATCGTCGGCGTCGACACCTTCGACGTGGACGTGGTCCTCACCAACCACATGGGCTTCTTCCGCTACGACGACCGCCCCGGCGTGGTCGGCACCCTGGGCCGCCTGCTCGGCGAGGCCGGCATCAACATCGCCGGCATGCAGGTCTCCCGCGACGACGAGTCCGGCGACGCGCTGGTCTCGCTCACCGTCGACAGCGAGATCCCGCAGCCGCTGCTGGCCGAGATCTCCGCCGAGATCGGCGCCAAGTTCGCCCGCTCGGTGAACCTCAGCGCGTGA
- a CDS encoding branched-chain amino acid aminotransferase codes for MDTIEIELKPSAHPLAAEEREARLANPGFGRFFTDNMVTIRWTEGRGWHDAQLVPYGPIELDPATSILHYGQSIFEGLKAYRTADGSIQTFRPYANAARFQSSARRLAMPELPQETFVAAVEALVQQDQAWVPAQDEASLYLRPFMIATEVGLGVRPANEYLFLLIASPAGAYFPGGVKPVSVWLSEEYVRAAPGGTGAAKCGGNYAASLVAQAEAAAHGCDQVVYLDAIERRWIEELGGMNLYFVFGEGENARIVTPELSGSLLPGITRDSLLSIAADLGYATEERKISADEWRAGNADGALTEVFACGTAAVITPVGSVKSARGNWTVGAGEPGPVTLKLRETLLALQTGRREDTHGWMHSIV; via the coding sequence ATGGACACCATCGAGATCGAGCTCAAGCCCTCGGCCCACCCGCTGGCCGCCGAGGAGCGCGAAGCCAGGCTCGCCAACCCCGGCTTCGGCCGTTTCTTCACCGACAACATGGTGACCATCCGCTGGACCGAGGGCCGGGGTTGGCACGACGCCCAGCTGGTGCCCTACGGACCGATCGAACTCGACCCGGCGACCTCGATCCTGCACTACGGCCAGTCGATCTTCGAGGGCCTGAAGGCGTACCGGACGGCCGACGGCAGCATCCAGACCTTCCGCCCCTACGCCAACGCCGCGCGGTTCCAGTCCTCCGCGCGCCGGCTGGCCATGCCGGAGCTGCCGCAGGAGACCTTCGTCGCCGCCGTCGAGGCGCTGGTCCAGCAGGACCAGGCGTGGGTGCCGGCCCAGGACGAGGCCAGCCTCTACCTGCGCCCGTTCATGATCGCGACCGAGGTCGGCCTCGGCGTCCGCCCCGCCAACGAGTACCTGTTCCTGCTGATCGCCTCCCCGGCCGGCGCCTACTTCCCCGGTGGCGTCAAGCCGGTCTCGGTCTGGCTCTCCGAGGAGTACGTCCGTGCCGCGCCCGGCGGCACCGGCGCCGCCAAGTGCGGCGGCAACTACGCCGCCTCCCTGGTTGCCCAGGCCGAGGCCGCCGCCCACGGCTGCGACCAGGTCGTCTACCTGGACGCGATCGAGCGCCGCTGGATCGAGGAACTGGGCGGCATGAACCTCTACTTCGTCTTCGGCGAGGGCGAGAACGCCCGGATCGTCACCCCCGAGCTCTCCGGCTCGCTGCTTCCCGGCATCACCCGCGACTCGCTGCTGAGCATCGCCGCCGACCTCGGCTACGCCACCGAGGAGCGGAAGATCTCCGCCGACGAGTGGCGCGCGGGCAACGCCGACGGAGCCCTCACCGAGGTCTTCGCCTGCGGCACCGCCGCCGTGATCACCCCGGTCGGCTCGGTCAAGTCCGCGCGCGGCAACTGGACGGTCGGCGCGGGCGAGCCCGGCCCGGTCACCCTCAAGCTCCGGGAGACCCTGCTGGCCCTGCAGACCGGCCGCCGCGAGGACACCCACGGCTGGATGCACAGCATCGTCTGA
- a CDS encoding HD domain-containing protein: MSEPVMSLAEVEALARRVHAGQVDKAGRPYAEHLEAVARGTAARGGDPEQVTAAWLHDAVEDGALTAEWLAGAPLTERTKSLVLAMTKHRGEDPRDYAARLLAVPGAVTIKLADLAHNSDPDRLAVLNPATQARLREKYALMRRLLTVDE; the protein is encoded by the coding sequence ATGAGCGAACCGGTCATGAGCCTGGCCGAGGTCGAGGCGCTGGCGCGGCGGGTGCACGCGGGGCAGGTGGACAAGGCCGGACGGCCCTACGCCGAACACCTGGAGGCGGTGGCCCGGGGCACCGCCGCCCGGGGCGGCGACCCGGAGCAGGTCACGGCGGCCTGGCTGCACGACGCGGTCGAGGACGGCGCGCTCACGGCCGAGTGGCTGGCCGGCGCGCCGTTGACGGAACGCACCAAGTCGCTGGTGCTGGCGATGACCAAGCACCGGGGCGAGGACCCGCGCGACTACGCCGCCCGGCTGCTGGCGGTGCCGGGCGCGGTCACGATCAAGCTGGCCGACCTGGCCCACAACAGCGACCCGGACCGGCTGGCCGTACTCAACCCGGCAACGCAGGCCCGGCTGCGGGAGAAGTACGCCCTGATGCGCCGCCTGCTGACCGTCGACGAGTGA
- a CDS encoding acetolactate synthase large subunit, which translates to MRTPPRRNQQMTEQAAAPHRGETPVAEPMTGAQSLIRSLEAVGADTVFGIPGGAILPAYDPLMDSTKVRHILVRHEQGAGHAATGYAQATGRVGVCMATSGPGATNLVTPIADAYMDSVPIVAITGQVASAAIGTDAFQEADICGITMPITKHNYLVTDAAEIPRVIAEAFHIAATGRPGPVLVDIAKDALQARTVFRWPVELQLPGYRPVTKPHAKQIREAARLLTGSKRPVLYVGGGVIKAGATAELRILAELTGAPVVTTLMALGAFPDTHDQHLGMPGMHGSVAAVTALQKADLLFALGTRFDDRVTGRLDTFAPHAKIVHADIDPAEIGKNRTADVPIVGDAREILADLIQAVQADLEKDTAAAGVTAAYPEWWQQLNQWRKTYPVGYDAAPGGMLSPQQVIERIGQLVGPDAIYAAGVGQHQMWASQFLTFEKPATWLNSGGAGTMGYAVPAAMGAKAGMPGTEVWAIDGDGCFQMTNQELVTCALNNIPIKVAVINNGSLGMVRQWQTLFYDQRYSNTVLHSGPGHDGKAQPAQGTRIPDFVKLADAMGCVGLRCERPEDLDAVIQEAMAITDAPVVIDFIVHQDAMVWPMVAAGTSNDEILAARDLRPDFGDEND; encoded by the coding sequence GTGCGTACCCCTCCGAGAAGGAACCAGCAGATGACTGAGCAGGCAGCCGCCCCGCATCGCGGAGAGACCCCCGTCGCCGAGCCCATGACCGGGGCCCAGTCGCTCATCCGCTCGCTCGAGGCGGTCGGCGCCGACACCGTGTTCGGGATCCCCGGTGGCGCCATCCTCCCCGCGTACGACCCGCTGATGGACTCCACCAAGGTCCGCCACATCCTGGTCCGCCACGAGCAGGGGGCCGGCCACGCCGCCACCGGCTACGCCCAGGCCACCGGCCGGGTCGGCGTCTGCATGGCCACCTCGGGGCCCGGCGCGACCAACCTGGTCACCCCGATCGCCGACGCCTACATGGACTCGGTGCCGATCGTCGCCATCACCGGGCAGGTCGCCAGTGCCGCCATCGGCACCGACGCCTTCCAGGAGGCGGACATCTGCGGCATCACCATGCCGATCACCAAGCACAACTACCTGGTCACCGACGCCGCCGAGATCCCCCGGGTGATCGCCGAGGCGTTCCACATCGCCGCCACCGGCCGCCCGGGACCGGTCCTGGTCGACATCGCCAAGGACGCGCTGCAGGCGCGGACGGTGTTCCGCTGGCCGGTCGAGCTGCAGCTGCCCGGCTACCGCCCCGTCACCAAGCCGCACGCCAAGCAGATCCGCGAGGCGGCCCGGCTGCTGACCGGCTCCAAGCGCCCGGTGCTCTACGTCGGCGGCGGCGTGATCAAGGCGGGCGCCACCGCCGAGCTGCGGATCCTGGCCGAGCTGACCGGCGCCCCGGTGGTCACCACCCTGATGGCGCTCGGCGCCTTCCCCGACACCCACGACCAGCACCTGGGCATGCCCGGGATGCACGGCTCGGTCGCCGCCGTCACCGCGCTGCAGAAGGCCGACCTGCTGTTCGCCCTCGGTACCCGCTTCGACGACCGGGTCACCGGCCGGCTGGACACCTTCGCCCCGCACGCCAAGATCGTCCACGCGGACATCGACCCGGCCGAGATCGGCAAGAACCGCACCGCGGACGTGCCGATCGTCGGCGACGCCCGGGAGATCCTGGCCGACCTGATCCAGGCCGTCCAGGCCGATCTCGAAAAGGACACAGCCGCGGCGGGTGTCACCGCCGCCTACCCCGAGTGGTGGCAGCAGCTCAACCAGTGGCGGAAGACCTACCCGGTCGGCTACGACGCGGCCCCGGGCGGGATGCTCAGCCCGCAGCAGGTCATCGAGCGGATCGGGCAGCTGGTCGGCCCGGACGCGATCTACGCGGCGGGCGTCGGCCAGCACCAGATGTGGGCCTCGCAGTTCCTCACCTTCGAGAAGCCGGCCACCTGGCTGAACTCCGGCGGCGCGGGCACCATGGGCTACGCGGTCCCGGCCGCGATGGGCGCCAAGGCGGGGATGCCGGGCACCGAGGTCTGGGCGATCGACGGCGACGGCTGCTTCCAGATGACCAACCAGGAGCTGGTCACCTGCGCGCTGAACAACATCCCGATCAAGGTCGCGGTCATCAACAACGGCTCGCTGGGCATGGTCCGCCAGTGGCAGACCCTCTTCTACGACCAGCGCTACTCCAACACCGTGCTGCACAGCGGCCCGGGCCACGACGGCAAGGCCCAGCCGGCCCAGGGCACCCGGATCCCGGACTTCGTGAAGCTCGCCGACGCGATGGGCTGCGTCGGACTGCGCTGCGAGCGCCCGGAGGACCTGGACGCGGTGATCCAGGAGGCGATGGCCATCACCGACGCCCCGGTCGTGATCGACTTCATCGTGCACCAGGACGCCATGGTCTGGCCCATGGTCGCGGCCGGTACCAGCAACGACGAGATCCTGGCCGCCCGTGACCTGCGCCCGGACTTCGGCGACGAGAACGACTGA
- a CDS encoding MFS transporter, translating to MTTTTADAPVRRTTYREVLADPRYRLLFLTRTVAIIADSLRITTFSVLVFAGTGSPLLSAVAFGAGFLPQLPGSVLLGSLADRLPPRALIAGGYLLEGAAAIALATAGLPIAASLALVAVVALVTPLFGGASARLTAEWLTGDAYVLGRSLNNMASSGAQLVGLALGGAAVASLGAHRALLVGAGLYLVVSAAVRLGLPDLRPAASATGSVLRSSLRGAGGLLRVPGLRRLLLAQWLPSAFTAGAEGLIVAYAGQRRFAPGSYALLMACLPFGMLLGDLLVGRLLWPATRERLVVPLVALLGLPLLGFAAAPGPWPAAALLLLTGAGFAYGLGLQRVFLDALPADGQGQAFGLVNSGNMTLQGLGPACFGALAALTGSGAAMALAGACTLLTAAWIATWRQSAAGEPG from the coding sequence ATGACCACCACCACCGCGGACGCCCCGGTCCGCCGCACCACCTACCGGGAGGTGCTGGCCGATCCGCGGTACCGGCTGCTCTTCCTCACCCGCACGGTGGCGATCATCGCCGACTCGCTGCGGATCACCACCTTCTCGGTGCTGGTCTTCGCGGGCACCGGTTCGCCGCTGCTCAGCGCGGTCGCCTTCGGCGCCGGCTTCCTGCCGCAGCTGCCCGGCAGCGTGCTGCTCGGCTCGTTGGCCGACCGGCTCCCGCCCCGGGCGCTGATCGCCGGCGGCTACCTGCTGGAGGGAGCGGCCGCGATCGCCCTGGCCACGGCCGGGCTGCCGATCGCGGCGAGCCTGGCGCTGGTGGCCGTGGTCGCCCTGGTCACTCCGCTGTTCGGCGGCGCCTCGGCCCGGCTGACGGCCGAGTGGCTGACCGGCGACGCCTACGTCCTGGGCCGCTCGCTCAACAACATGGCCTCCTCCGGGGCGCAGCTGGTGGGCCTCGCCCTCGGCGGCGCGGCCGTCGCGTCGCTCGGGGCCCACCGCGCGCTGCTGGTCGGCGCCGGGCTCTACCTCGTCGTCTCGGCGGCGGTACGGCTGGGCCTGCCGGACCTGCGTCCGGCCGCGTCGGCGACCGGTTCGGTGCTCCGCTCCAGCCTGCGCGGGGCGGGCGGTCTGCTGCGCGTGCCCGGTCTGCGGCGGCTGCTGCTGGCGCAGTGGCTGCCGTCCGCGTTCACGGCGGGCGCGGAGGGCCTGATCGTCGCCTACGCCGGGCAGCGCCGCTTCGCGCCCGGCAGCTACGCCCTGCTGATGGCCTGCCTCCCGTTCGGGATGCTGCTGGGCGACCTGCTGGTCGGCCGACTGCTGTGGCCGGCCACCCGGGAGCGGCTGGTGGTCCCGCTGGTCGCACTGCTGGGCCTGCCGCTGCTCGGCTTCGCGGCCGCGCCCGGACCCTGGCCCGCGGCGGCCCTGCTGCTGCTCACCGGTGCCGGCTTCGCCTACGGCCTGGGCCTGCAACGGGTCTTCCTGGACGCCCTGCCCGCCGACGGCCAGGGCCAGGCCTTCGGCCTGGTGAACTCGGGCAACATGACCCTCCAGGGCCTCGGCCCGGCCTGCTTCGGCGCCCTCGCCGCGCTCACCGGCAGCGGCGCCGCGATGGCCCTGGCCGGTGCCTGCACCCTGCTCACCGCCGCCTGGATCGCCACCTGGCGTCAATCCGCCGCCGGGGAACCGGGGTGA
- the ilvN gene encoding acetolactate synthase small subunit — MSKHTLSVLVENKPGVLARIAALFSRRGFNIDSLAVGPTEHPDISRMTIVVNVEDLPLEQVTKQLNKLVNVIKIVELDPAAAVRRELILVKVRADSETRSQITEIVQLFRAKTVDVSPEAVTVEATGSSDKLEAMLKMLEPYGIKELVQSGMVAVGRGARSITDRSLRALDRSA; from the coding sequence ATGTCCAAGCACACCCTCTCCGTCCTCGTCGAGAACAAGCCCGGCGTGCTCGCCCGCATCGCCGCACTGTTCTCCCGCCGGGGATTCAACATCGACTCGCTCGCCGTCGGACCGACCGAGCACCCCGACATCTCCCGGATGACCATCGTCGTCAATGTGGAGGACCTGCCGCTGGAGCAGGTGACCAAGCAGCTCAACAAGCTGGTCAACGTGATAAAGATCGTCGAGCTGGACCCGGCCGCGGCGGTCCGCCGCGAGCTGATCCTGGTCAAGGTGCGTGCTGACAGCGAGACCCGCTCGCAGATCACCGAGATCGTCCAGCTGTTCCGGGCCAAGACCGTGGACGTCTCCCCGGAGGCCGTGACGGTCGAGGCCACCGGCAGCTCGGACAAGCTGGAGGCGATGCTGAAGATGCTGGAGCCCTACGGCATCAAGGAACTGGTGCAGTCGGGAATGGTGGCGGTGGGCCGCGGCGCCCGCTCGATCACCGACCGCTCGCTCCGGGCGCTCGACCGCAGCGCCTGA
- a CDS encoding 3-isopropylmalate dehydrogenase: MSRTLRLAVIPGDGIGQEVVAEGLKVLSAVLPADTKVETTEYDLGARRYHATGETLPDSVLEELKHNDAILLGAIGDPSVPSGVLERGLLLKLRFAFDHHVNLRPGKLFPGVSSPLAGEPEIDFVVVREGTEGPYAGNGGTLRTGTPEEIATEVSLNTAFGIERVVRDAFARAQARPRKKLTLVHKNNVLVHAGHLWTRIFNAVAAEFPEVSTDYLHVDAATIFFVTQPERFDVIVTDNLFGDILTDLAAAVTGGIGLAASGNINPSGAFPSMFEPVHGSAPDIAGQGKADPTATVLSVAMLLQHLGLNDEAARVEAAVAADLAARTGQAPRSTAQIGDALAARVAG, encoded by the coding sequence ATGTCTCGTACCCTCCGCCTCGCAGTGATCCCCGGTGACGGCATCGGCCAGGAAGTCGTGGCCGAAGGCCTCAAGGTCCTCTCCGCCGTCCTCCCCGCCGATACCAAGGTGGAGACCACCGAGTACGACCTCGGCGCCCGCCGCTACCACGCCACCGGCGAGACCCTGCCGGACAGCGTGCTGGAGGAGCTGAAGCACAACGACGCCATCCTCCTCGGCGCGATCGGTGACCCGTCCGTGCCCTCCGGGGTGCTGGAGCGGGGGCTGCTGCTCAAGCTGCGCTTCGCCTTCGACCACCACGTCAACCTCCGCCCCGGCAAGCTGTTCCCGGGCGTCTCCTCGCCGCTGGCGGGCGAGCCGGAGATCGACTTCGTGGTCGTCCGCGAGGGCACCGAGGGCCCGTACGCCGGCAACGGCGGCACGCTGCGCACCGGCACTCCGGAGGAGATCGCCACCGAGGTCAGCCTGAACACGGCCTTCGGCATCGAGCGGGTCGTCCGCGACGCCTTCGCCCGCGCCCAGGCCCGTCCGCGCAAGAAGCTGACGCTGGTTCACAAGAACAACGTCCTGGTCCACGCCGGGCACCTGTGGACCCGGATCTTCAACGCGGTCGCGGCCGAGTTCCCCGAGGTCAGCACCGACTACCTGCACGTCGACGCGGCGACGATCTTCTTCGTCACCCAGCCCGAGCGCTTCGACGTCATCGTCACCGACAACCTGTTCGGCGACATCCTGACCGACCTGGCCGCGGCCGTCACCGGCGGCATCGGCCTGGCCGCGAGCGGCAACATCAACCCGTCCGGCGCCTTCCCGTCCATGTTCGAGCCGGTCCACGGCTCGGCCCCGGACATCGCCGGCCAGGGCAAGGCCGACCCGACCGCCACCGTGCTCTCGGTCGCCATGCTGCTCCAGCACCTCGGCCTGAACGACGAGGCCGCCCGGGTCGAGGCCGCGGTCGCCGCGGACCTCGCCGCGCGCACCGGTCAGGCCCCGCGCTCCACCGCGCAGATCGGCGACGCCCTCGCCGCCCGAGTAGCCGGCTGA
- a CDS encoding chorismate mutase, translating to MTESSSATGGEVDQQAQAELLRLRGSIDNIDAAIVHMLAERFKCTQEVGRLKAQYRLPPADPARERDQIQRLRDLAENARLDPAFAEKFLNFIIAEVIRHHERIAGA from the coding sequence ATGACCGAAAGCAGCAGTGCCACGGGTGGCGAGGTGGACCAGCAGGCCCAGGCGGAGCTGCTCCGACTGCGGGGCAGCATCGACAACATCGACGCCGCGATCGTCCACATGCTGGCCGAGCGCTTCAAGTGCACCCAGGAGGTCGGGCGGCTGAAGGCGCAGTACAGGCTGCCGCCGGCCGATCCGGCCCGCGAGCGGGACCAGATCCAGCGGCTGCGCGACCTGGCCGAGAACGCCCGGCTCGACCCGGCCTTCGCCGAGAAGTTCCTCAACTTCATCATCGCCGAGGTCATCCGCCACCACGAGCGGATCGCGGGGGCCTGA
- a CDS encoding helix-turn-helix domain-containing protein has product MIRFEASAEDLLRSRFALSPAFELASLLNRLALGRPLPGPWAARLRPRFERLRRDPALGAALALHTGRYGADFVTIPPRGLAQTWADDLAAIRAAPPEQARVEIAHVMSLRPVTDPAVLAVLTGPDPVALIAEALDLAWRELLAQDWPRLRALCERDVVHRVGVIGERGWAAAIGDLHPGVRWHEGGIEVKRAAQRGRSGPSETVRLNGEGLLLIPSVLVRPGTAYHWEAPWPKTLIYPARGTAALWEEPDPAPDSPAALGGLLGRSRARILLALEVPASTSQLARELGLAPGAVGDHLAVLLAGGLLARARSGRSVLYRRTPLGDALSGGSGRLT; this is encoded by the coding sequence GTGATCCGCTTCGAGGCCTCCGCCGAGGACCTGCTGCGCAGCCGGTTCGCCCTCTCCCCCGCCTTCGAGCTGGCCTCCCTGCTGAACCGGCTGGCGCTGGGCCGACCGCTGCCGGGGCCGTGGGCGGCCCGGCTGCGCCCGCGGTTCGAGCGGCTGCGGCGGGATCCCGCACTGGGCGCGGCGCTCGCCCTCCACACCGGGCGGTACGGGGCGGACTTCGTCACCATTCCGCCGCGCGGGCTCGCGCAGACCTGGGCCGACGACCTGGCCGCGATCCGGGCCGCCCCGCCGGAGCAGGCCCGCGTCGAGATCGCGCACGTCATGTCGCTGCGGCCGGTGACCGACCCCGCGGTGCTGGCGGTGCTGACCGGGCCGGACCCGGTCGCGCTGATCGCCGAGGCGCTGGACCTGGCCTGGCGGGAGCTGCTGGCGCAGGACTGGCCCCGGCTGCGGGCGCTCTGCGAGCGGGACGTGGTGCACCGGGTCGGGGTGATCGGCGAGCGCGGCTGGGCGGCGGCCATCGGCGACCTGCACCCCGGCGTCCGTTGGCACGAGGGCGGGATCGAGGTGAAGCGGGCGGCCCAGCGCGGGCGCTCGGGGCCGAGCGAGACGGTTCGGCTGAACGGGGAAGGGCTGCTGCTGATCCCCTCGGTACTGGTCCGGCCGGGGACCGCCTACCACTGGGAGGCCCCCTGGCCGAAGACGCTGATCTACCCGGCCCGGGGCACCGCCGCGCTGTGGGAGGAGCCGGACCCGGCCCCGGACTCCCCGGCCGCGCTCGGCGGACTGCTGGGCCGCTCCCGGGCCCGGATCCTGCTCGCCCTGGAGGTACCGGCCAGCACCAGCCAGCTGGCCCGCGAGCTCGGCCTGGCGCCGGGCGCGGTCGGCGACCACCTGGCGGTGCTGCTGGCCGGCGGCCTGCTGGCCCGGGCCCGCTCCGGCCGCTCGGTGCTGTACCGGCGCACGCCGCTGGGGGACGCGCTGTCGGGGGGATCGGGCAGACTGACCTGA